The following are from one region of the Kineosporia sp. NBRC 101731 genome:
- a CDS encoding glycosyltransferase: MSLPRRRLVIAVRADPVICGHSGEARNLAEVALTRGFDDVRLLTWPMEVLEAAGLPLKPMDGLLPYSPGITVERPDPVGDYRVPDGRYMAGLTGRLIELLSEPVPTVCLSMYLSPHTDVVVNAVTAARAAGLRPQVRTMAKAVGSDVTNVIRNALREEHFGAAIALFTTFLANDELIAVSEYTRDEIIACAEEVDHIAGTSFAGQCRERVIIGYPPIDTSAYLDPDPAAVEAALARRGLERDGYILFLSRVARAKGVYDLVTAFAQSRCRDQVKLVIAGNGPALEHIQAMALEDEQVVFLTDVDDDEKPLLMNGCAAYTLPTKPEPDFVETFGIALVEKMLSGGGPVITTITGGTGEAIGDTAIVVEAGNVNALTEAMDEAVLNLAPADREAMAVRAREFALAFDRERVFDALFPQSDTAAQEPAVM; this comes from the coding sequence ATGAGTCTTCCGCGCCGCCGTCTCGTCATCGCCGTCCGGGCCGACCCGGTGATCTGCGGCCATTCCGGCGAGGCACGCAACCTGGCCGAGGTCGCCCTGACCCGCGGCTTCGACGACGTGCGCCTGCTCACCTGGCCGATGGAGGTCCTCGAGGCCGCCGGGCTGCCGCTCAAGCCGATGGACGGGCTGCTGCCCTACAGCCCGGGCATCACCGTCGAGCGGCCGGATCCGGTCGGGGACTACCGGGTGCCCGACGGTCGCTACATGGCCGGCCTCACCGGCCGGCTGATCGAGTTGCTGAGCGAGCCGGTGCCGACCGTCTGCCTGTCGATGTACCTGTCGCCCCACACCGACGTGGTGGTCAACGCGGTCACGGCGGCCCGGGCCGCCGGGCTGCGCCCGCAGGTGCGCACGATGGCCAAGGCGGTCGGCTCGGACGTCACCAATGTGATCAGGAATGCCCTGCGGGAGGAGCATTTCGGCGCCGCCATCGCACTGTTCACCACGTTCCTGGCCAATGACGAGCTGATCGCGGTCTCCGAGTACACCCGCGACGAGATCATCGCCTGCGCCGAGGAGGTCGACCACATCGCGGGCACCTCCTTCGCCGGCCAGTGCCGCGAGCGCGTGATCATCGGGTATCCCCCGATCGACACCTCCGCCTACCTGGACCCGGACCCGGCCGCGGTCGAGGCCGCCCTGGCCCGCCGGGGCCTGGAGCGCGACGGCTACATCCTCTTCCTGTCCCGCGTGGCCCGGGCCAAGGGCGTCTACGACCTGGTCACCGCCTTCGCCCAGTCCCGCTGCCGGGACCAGGTGAAGCTGGTGATCGCGGGCAACGGGCCGGCCCTGGAGCACATCCAGGCGATGGCGCTGGAGGACGAGCAGGTGGTTTTCCTCACCGACGTCGACGACGACGAGAAGCCGCTGCTGATGAACGGCTGTGCCGCGTACACCCTGCCGACCAAGCCCGAGCCCGACTTCGTCGAGACCTTCGGCATCGCCCTGGTGGAGAAGATGCTCTCCGGCGGCGGCCCGGTGATCACCACGATCACGGGCGGAACCGGCGAGGCGATCGGTGACACCGCGATCGTGGTCGAGGCCGGCAACGTGAACGCCCTGACCGAGGCGATGGACGAGGCCGTTCTCAACCTGGCTCCGGCCGACCGTGAAGCGATGGCCGTCCGGGCCCGCGAGTTCGCCCTGGCCTTCGACCGCGAGCGCGTGTTCGACGCTCTCTTCCCGCAGAGCGATACGGCGGCGCAGGAGCCCGCGGTGATGTGA
- a CDS encoding CGNR zinc finger domain-containing protein has product MFVYVSNRLSLDLLGTLKWRSDVPEEHLLTAHDVATWSQGSSLGVPVATDEAGLARVRDVREMLYRAITAAQNGQELIEVEVAQLNEIARGPAPELHLDQDGRVSRSADIDALLTAVVRDGLELLAGPQAPQIRNCANDRCTRLYVDTSRAGNRRWCGMAECGNAAKVAAFRARQRS; this is encoded by the coding sequence ATGTTTGTATACGTCAGCAACCGCCTGAGCCTGGACCTGCTCGGGACCCTGAAGTGGCGCAGCGACGTCCCCGAAGAACACCTGCTCACCGCGCACGACGTGGCGACCTGGAGCCAGGGCTCGTCGCTGGGGGTGCCGGTCGCGACGGACGAGGCCGGGCTGGCGAGGGTGCGGGACGTACGCGAGATGCTCTACCGGGCGATCACGGCGGCGCAGAACGGCCAGGAACTGATCGAGGTGGAGGTGGCGCAGTTGAACGAGATCGCCCGCGGCCCTGCCCCCGAGCTGCATCTGGACCAGGACGGCCGGGTGTCGCGCAGTGCCGACATCGACGCCCTGCTCACCGCCGTGGTGCGCGACGGTCTCGAACTACTGGCCGGTCCGCAGGCGCCGCAGATCCGCAACTGCGCCAACGATCGCTGCACCCGCCTGTACGTGGACACCTCCCGCGCCGGCAACCGGCGCTGGTGCGGGATGGCGGAGTGCGGTAATGCCGCCAAGGTCGCTGCCTTTCGTGCCCGGCAGCGATCATGA
- a CDS encoding aminotransferase class I/II-fold pyridoxal phosphate-dependent enzyme, giving the protein MTSPPTSPTSPTSPTQLPDLHLPGEDFAYFAERALSGIRAVIGELGDEQVNRRPTATANTPFGLVTHVIGVMTYWGGTVLAGRSSTRDRSAEFTATGSAQELLTALDAAQTQLRADLAHLTPSAPPALAPDPAFLGPQRDLTQDGVLLHLYEELAQHHGQLEGLRDALLRTPATPSFDPPLTWLRAKQGVKWRRHPDLLPAWVADMDFPVAPVIRESVLDVLDRGDLGYPDRPGDLDPLAEVFAGRMSRKFGWAAEPSCVRGITDLLAGLQILLHLSTEPGDGVIIQEPNYPPFRACVPTMGRVPLPLPVLFDQGRWTHDTDRLERELTERPAKVLLLVNPQNPTGAVFAEDELVRLAELAERHDLLVISDEIHADLVHDPHRHLPFAGLSSETAARTVTLTSATKAFNIAGLRTAVAHIGPPALRKRWDAEPPDIHGISNVLGVEATRAAWERGDPWLADVRTHLRNQRDRLAGAVDRMPGVHLRVPDATYLAWLDCSDALAGADAGDFFRREAGVFTSSGTEFGGRQEFTRLNFATSCAVLDEITHRMEAALRDR; this is encoded by the coding sequence ATGACCTCCCCACCGACCTCACCGACCTCACCGACCTCACCGACTCAGCTCCCGGACCTGCACCTCCCGGGCGAGGACTTCGCCTACTTCGCCGAACGAGCCCTCTCCGGCATCCGCGCCGTGATCGGGGAACTCGGCGACGAGCAGGTGAACCGGCGCCCCACCGCGACCGCCAACACCCCGTTCGGCCTGGTCACCCACGTGATCGGGGTGATGACCTACTGGGGTGGGACGGTACTGGCCGGCCGCTCGAGCACGCGTGACCGCAGTGCGGAGTTCACGGCCACCGGATCGGCTCAGGAGCTCTTGACAGCACTCGATGCCGCTCAGACCCAGCTGCGCGCCGACCTGGCCCACCTGACGCCCAGCGCTCCCCCCGCCCTGGCCCCGGACCCGGCCTTCCTCGGCCCGCAGCGTGACCTGACGCAGGACGGCGTTCTGCTGCATCTGTACGAGGAGCTGGCGCAGCACCACGGCCAGCTGGAAGGACTACGCGACGCCCTGCTGAGGACCCCGGCCACCCCGTCGTTCGATCCACCGCTGACCTGGCTGCGCGCCAAGCAGGGGGTGAAGTGGCGTCGTCATCCCGACCTCCTGCCGGCCTGGGTCGCCGACATGGACTTCCCCGTTGCCCCGGTCATCCGGGAGAGCGTGCTCGATGTGCTCGATCGCGGCGATCTCGGATATCCGGACCGCCCGGGCGACCTGGACCCGCTGGCCGAGGTCTTCGCGGGCCGGATGTCGCGGAAATTCGGGTGGGCCGCCGAACCCTCCTGCGTCCGGGGCATCACCGATCTCCTGGCCGGCCTGCAGATCCTGCTGCACCTGAGCACCGAGCCCGGTGACGGGGTCATCATCCAGGAACCCAACTACCCGCCCTTCCGGGCCTGCGTCCCCACGATGGGACGGGTTCCGCTGCCCTTGCCCGTCCTCTTCGACCAGGGCCGATGGACGCACGACACCGACCGGCTGGAGCGCGAACTCACCGAGCGGCCCGCGAAGGTTCTGCTCCTGGTCAATCCTCAGAATCCGACCGGCGCCGTTTTCGCAGAGGACGAACTGGTGCGGCTCGCGGAGCTGGCCGAGCGTCACGACCTGCTGGTGATCAGCGACGAGATCCACGCCGACCTGGTGCACGACCCCCATCGGCACCTCCCGTTCGCCGGTCTGAGTTCCGAGACCGCCGCCCGGACCGTCACTCTCACCTCTGCCACCAAGGCCTTCAACATCGCCGGACTGCGCACGGCCGTCGCTCATATCGGCCCGCCGGCCCTGCGGAAACGGTGGGACGCCGAGCCCCCGGACATTCATGGCATCTCGAACGTTCTGGGGGTCGAGGCGACCCGCGCGGCCTGGGAACGGGGCGACCCGTGGCTGGCTGACGTACGCACCCATCTCCGGAATCAGCGTGACCGGCTGGCCGGCGCGGTGGACCGGATGCCGGGTGTCCACCTGCGGGTTCCGGACGCCACCTACCTGGCCTGGCTGGATTGCTCCGACGCCCTGGCCGGTGCGGACGCCGGTGACTTCTTCCGGCGTGAGGCCGGCGTCTTCACCAGCTCCGGAACGGAATTCGGCGGCCGTCAGGAGTTCACCCGACTGAACTTCGCCACGAGTTGCGCGGTGCTCGACGAGATCACCCATCGAATGGAGGCGGCGCTGCGGGATCGCTGA
- a CDS encoding FAD-dependent oxidoreductase codes for MSDVTVVGAGVIGLSCAVRLLEAGLEVTVRCADAPEDTVSAVAAAVWYPSGFPAGDARSLDWARGGFDQLAQDVIHGAPGVTMRRTRMLLRRPAPSPWWSAAVPDFRLVEHDGAQSGVTQEWQFTVPTVEMRPYLRWLIQRVSSSGGVLERRPVRTLDELATRVVVNASGLGARTLADDDAVHAIRGQIVLVSNPGIETSVRDENHPAGHAYVHPRSTDVVLGGTVEPHQYGTTPDPEVTAAILERCRALVPELAHARVLGQAVGLRPGRTGGIRLEVGPGPRSGTHVVHTYGHGGAGVTLAWGCADEVARIIQSL; via the coding sequence ATGTCTGATGTCACGGTCGTCGGGGCTGGAGTGATCGGCCTGTCCTGCGCAGTGCGCCTGCTCGAGGCCGGTCTGGAAGTCACCGTGCGGTGCGCCGATGCACCCGAGGACACGGTGTCGGCCGTCGCGGCGGCGGTCTGGTACCCCAGCGGCTTCCCGGCCGGCGATGCCCGGTCGCTGGACTGGGCTCGCGGTGGTTTCGACCAGCTGGCCCAGGACGTGATCCACGGCGCGCCCGGCGTGACGATGCGCCGCACCCGCATGCTGTTGCGCCGTCCGGCCCCCTCGCCCTGGTGGTCGGCGGCGGTGCCCGACTTCCGGCTCGTCGAACACGATGGAGCGCAGTCGGGCGTCACCCAGGAATGGCAGTTCACCGTGCCGACGGTGGAGATGCGGCCCTACCTGCGCTGGCTGATCCAGCGTGTGAGCAGCAGCGGCGGCGTCCTGGAGCGGCGTCCGGTGCGCACCCTCGATGAACTGGCCACCCGGGTCGTCGTCAACGCCTCCGGCCTGGGCGCCCGAACTCTGGCCGACGACGACGCGGTCCACGCGATTCGCGGTCAGATCGTGCTGGTGTCCAATCCCGGGATCGAGACCTCGGTCCGTGACGAGAACCACCCGGCCGGGCACGCTTACGTGCACCCGCGCAGCACCGACGTCGTTCTCGGCGGCACCGTCGAACCCCACCAGTACGGCACGACACCCGACCCGGAGGTGACCGCGGCGATCCTGGAACGCTGCCGTGCCCTGGTACCCGAACTGGCTCACGCCCGGGTCCTGGGCCAGGCGGTCGGCCTGCGCCCGGGCCGCACCGGAGGGATAAGACTGGAGGTGGGCCCCGGTCCACGATCCGGAACCCACGTGGTGCACACCTACGGGCACGGCGGTGCCGGCGTCACCCTGGCCTGGGGTTGCGCCGACGAGGTCGCGCGCATCATCCAGAGCCTCTGA
- a CDS encoding LysR family transcriptional regulator: MALELRRLRYFVMLAEELSFTRAAARLHIAQSALTQQIQLLEKEIGAELIVRRPGGCVLTGVGSLVEAEGRDLMARVDAADTRIRAAVQGQSGRIRLAYTRSARGGTVDALVAGYRARFPHVEVIAETGWTALNVSGLLKRRLDLAFVRPPIEEAGIVCRLMAPEELMLALPDGHPLLTRFPRKVPRQHLVDEPVVMWPRENGPGMYDRTVQQVWPDGGFHHARYEPDDEQLLRAVAGGGVIAVVPAGRARALPMPGVRLRHFTGPTPTVDLALAYRPEHLPAPALALLALMDEIDAVPASQVREA, translated from the coding sequence ATGGCCCTGGAGCTGCGGCGGCTGCGGTACTTCGTGATGCTGGCCGAGGAACTCAGCTTCACCCGGGCGGCTGCTCGCCTGCACATCGCCCAGTCGGCCCTGACCCAGCAGATCCAGCTGCTGGAAAAGGAAATCGGGGCCGAGCTGATCGTGCGCCGCCCGGGTGGCTGCGTGCTCACCGGGGTCGGCTCGCTGGTGGAGGCCGAGGGGCGTGACCTGATGGCCCGCGTCGACGCCGCGGACACCCGCATCCGGGCCGCGGTCCAAGGCCAGAGCGGCCGGATCCGGCTGGCCTACACCCGCTCGGCCCGGGGCGGGACCGTCGACGCCCTGGTGGCCGGTTACCGGGCCCGGTTCCCGCACGTCGAGGTCATCGCCGAGACCGGCTGGACCGCCCTGAACGTCAGCGGGCTGCTGAAGAGACGCCTCGACCTGGCCTTCGTCCGCCCACCGATCGAGGAGGCCGGCATCGTCTGCCGATTGATGGCCCCGGAGGAGCTCATGCTCGCCCTGCCGGACGGCCACCCCCTCCTGACCCGGTTCCCGCGGAAGGTTCCCCGCCAGCACCTCGTCGACGAGCCGGTGGTCATGTGGCCCCGCGAGAACGGTCCCGGGATGTACGACCGCACGGTCCAGCAGGTCTGGCCCGACGGTGGCTTCCACCACGCCCGGTACGAACCCGACGACGAGCAGCTGCTGCGCGCGGTCGCCGGCGGCGGTGTCATCGCCGTCGTTCCCGCCGGCCGGGCCCGGGCCCTGCCGATGCCCGGCGTGCGCCTACGGCACTTCACCGGGCCCACCCCGACGGTCGACCTGGCGCTCGCCTACCGTCCCGAGCACCTTCCGGCCCCCGCCCTGGCACTGCTCGCCCTGATGGACGAGATCGACGCCGTCCCGGCCTCCCAAGTCCGAGAAGCCTGA
- a CDS encoding response regulator transcription factor produces MIRVFLLDDHELVRRGLVALLKSAGDLEVVGESGSVRGAVDHILSLRPDVAVLDGRLPDGSGIDVCRDIRSADPSIKTLILTSYEEDEAMFNAVMGGAAGYVLKEVRGGDIVDGIRRVASGQTLLDPGITQQVLDRLRPRIGQEFSELALLTRQQRRVLELITDGLTNRQISEQLLLTEKTVKNYVSQVFAKLGVQHRTQAALLANRFANAQARRSSASGG; encoded by the coding sequence GTGATCAGAGTCTTTCTGCTCGACGATCACGAACTGGTCCGTCGTGGTCTGGTCGCGCTCCTGAAGAGCGCCGGCGATCTTGAGGTCGTGGGCGAGTCCGGCTCGGTGAGAGGAGCCGTTGACCACATTCTTTCTCTGCGGCCCGATGTCGCCGTTCTTGACGGCCGTCTGCCGGACGGCAGCGGCATCGATGTCTGCCGTGACATTCGTTCGGCCGACCCATCGATCAAGACGTTGATCCTTACCTCGTACGAGGAAGACGAGGCGATGTTCAACGCGGTCATGGGTGGCGCGGCGGGGTATGTTCTCAAGGAGGTGCGAGGCGGCGACATCGTCGATGGCATCCGCCGCGTCGCCTCCGGCCAGACCCTCCTGGACCCCGGCATCACGCAGCAGGTTCTGGACCGTCTTCGTCCTCGTATCGGCCAGGAGTTCAGCGAGCTGGCCCTGCTCACGAGGCAGCAGCGACGCGTTCTGGAGCTGATCACCGACGGCCTGACGAACCGCCAGATCAGCGAGCAACTTCTCCTGACCGAGAAGACGGTCAAGAACTACGTCTCGCAGGTGTTCGCCAAGCTCGGGGTGCAGCATCGAACCCAGGCTGCCCTGCTGGCCAACAGGTTTGCCAACGCCCAGGCCCGTCGGTCTTCAGCAAGTGGGGGCTGA
- a CDS encoding flavodoxin domain-containing protein, with the protein MRALVVYESMFGNTRAVAEAIGSGLSEKADVEVVPVRDVPLRIGNDVDLLVVGGPTHAFGLSRRSSRQQAGQQAEAAGLPRPETDVGLREWLEATPLVPGLPAAVFDTQMRNPFSGSASRPARRALRRLGCDIAPGTCSFYVQGNRGPLVDGELERARAWGRSLAQTEHRVDA; encoded by the coding sequence ATGCGAGCGCTCGTCGTTTACGAATCGATGTTCGGCAATACGCGTGCCGTTGCCGAGGCGATCGGGTCAGGGCTGAGCGAGAAGGCTGACGTGGAGGTCGTTCCGGTCAGGGATGTCCCCCTGCGGATCGGCAACGATGTGGATCTGCTGGTCGTCGGTGGGCCGACCCACGCGTTCGGCCTGTCCCGTCGGTCGTCCCGACAGCAGGCCGGCCAGCAGGCTGAAGCAGCCGGTCTGCCCCGGCCGGAGACCGATGTGGGTCTTCGGGAATGGCTCGAGGCCACGCCGCTGGTGCCAGGGCTGCCGGCCGCAGTTTTCGATACTCAGATGCGCAACCCCTTCTCGGGTTCGGCTTCCCGGCCGGCTCGCCGGGCCCTGCGGCGTCTGGGCTGTGACATCGCGCCCGGGACCTGTTCCTTCTACGTCCAGGGAAACCGTGGACCGCTGGTGGACGGGGAACTGGAGCGTGCGCGGGCCTGGGGCCGAAGTCTCGCGCAGACGGAACATCGGGTCGACGCTTGA
- a CDS encoding universal stress protein translates to MTEPRARDGYSAQHQPGGEGAQVVLGFDAGWQLPHLLRIAAREAQLRGAGLSIVTVARPEQFRDVSQLLSLGGSEKDWWTWSASEVRRSQRAAARKVRAQHPDLPISLTYLGEGDVHPSGEPFTSATLLVLGGTNRYGRIPFGANSTGGLLMRAVNCPTLVVPGSELISQTAGAGREHDDYDNGPVVAAVPAGDRGVEIIREAEAEMSRRGGELQILRSFEPKTGETSSQARQNAAEEISRQVEQAGVPTDTHWIAILSDQTPLAAVRQQMTDAGVIVLGGSSVAADGPAIDAQTHDMLDSCPCLVLILPPGR, encoded by the coding sequence ATGACAGAGCCCCGTGCGCGGGACGGATACAGCGCGCAGCACCAACCCGGGGGCGAGGGCGCGCAGGTGGTTCTGGGATTCGATGCGGGCTGGCAGCTACCCCATCTGCTGCGGATCGCGGCCCGGGAAGCGCAGCTGCGGGGGGCCGGACTGTCCATCGTGACCGTGGCCAGGCCCGAGCAGTTCCGCGATGTGAGTCAGCTCCTGAGTCTCGGTGGTTCTGAAAAGGACTGGTGGACATGGTCGGCGTCCGAGGTGCGACGCAGCCAGCGCGCCGCGGCCCGGAAGGTGCGGGCCCAGCATCCCGACCTTCCCATCAGCCTGACCTATCTGGGGGAGGGGGACGTCCATCCCTCGGGTGAGCCGTTCACGTCGGCGACTCTGCTGGTGCTCGGCGGGACCAACCGTTACGGGAGAATACCGTTCGGGGCGAACTCCACCGGTGGCCTGCTGATGAGAGCAGTGAACTGTCCTACCCTGGTCGTACCGGGCAGCGAACTCATCTCGCAAACCGCTGGAGCAGGGCGGGAGCACGATGATTACGACAACGGGCCGGTGGTCGCGGCCGTACCGGCCGGAGATCGCGGCGTGGAGATCATCCGTGAGGCCGAGGCCGAGATGAGCCGTCGGGGAGGGGAACTGCAGATCCTGCGGTCCTTCGAACCCAAGACTGGCGAGACCTCCTCGCAAGCCAGGCAAAACGCCGCCGAGGAGATCAGCCGCCAGGTCGAGCAGGCCGGCGTACCGACCGACACGCACTGGATCGCCATCCTCAGTGACCAGACACCGCTGGCTGCCGTCCGTCAGCAGATGACCGACGCCGGGGTGATCGTCCTGGGTGGCTCTTCCGTGGCCGCGGACGGCCCGGCCATCGATGCTCAGACTCACGACATGCTGGACAGCTGCCCCTGTCTGGTCCTGATCCTGCCTCCTGGCCGGTGA
- a CDS encoding AAA family ATPase — translation MTTNGTTPVTTEGGPPTRMIQTHCSTLTFGVDRVHKVKKPLDLGFVDFRSPASRRRACRREVELNRQFAPDVYLGVEEIGPQGSAPVDWAVVMRRMPEERRLSSLMAAGADVSDDVREVARQLAVHHAQAPRSSRIDHAGTPGQLRRRWSDNLVALRAWVPSVLAPDVLAEIADLAENYIDGRHSLLDARVAQGRIRDGHGDLLADDIFCLDDGPRILDCLEFDDDLRAVDGLDDAGCLAMDLERLGAVELGQRFIDWFCEFSGEARIGSLIHHYTAYRAVVRMKVACLRWSQGQPEALEQAQQLSGIALRHLRAGAPRLILVGGTPGTGKSTVAGALADRLGAVLLRSDRLRKENAGIPPEQDATQPWQQGLYAPVMTTDTYDRLIEVAARLLGHGESVVLDASWSTGGERAQARQAAAVTFSSVQELRCSAPPELVDARIGSRRKGRDPSDANPGIARMMEKEFHPWPEAAPLTTTGSTDQNIQEAVRLTGRTSGSVVSTVPG, via the coding sequence ATGACGACGAACGGCACCACGCCGGTCACCACCGAGGGCGGCCCTCCGACCCGGATGATCCAGACCCACTGCTCGACACTCACCTTCGGCGTCGATCGGGTGCACAAGGTGAAGAAGCCGCTCGATCTCGGCTTCGTCGACTTCCGCTCCCCGGCCTCGCGTCGCCGGGCCTGCCGTCGCGAAGTCGAGCTCAACCGCCAGTTCGCACCGGACGTGTACCTCGGGGTGGAGGAGATCGGTCCCCAGGGCAGCGCCCCGGTCGACTGGGCCGTGGTGATGCGGCGGATGCCAGAGGAGCGAAGGCTGTCGTCGCTGATGGCAGCCGGTGCCGACGTCAGTGACGATGTCCGTGAGGTGGCCCGGCAATTGGCCGTCCACCATGCCCAGGCGCCCAGGTCGTCCCGGATCGACCACGCGGGAACGCCAGGGCAGCTGCGGCGACGCTGGTCGGACAACCTCGTGGCGCTGCGGGCCTGGGTGCCGTCGGTGCTGGCCCCGGACGTCCTGGCCGAAATTGCCGATCTTGCCGAGAATTACATTGACGGCAGACATTCGCTGCTGGATGCCCGGGTGGCGCAGGGCCGGATCCGCGACGGTCACGGGGATCTGCTCGCAGACGACATCTTCTGTCTGGACGACGGGCCCCGGATCCTTGACTGCCTGGAGTTCGACGACGATCTGCGCGCGGTGGACGGCCTGGACGACGCCGGTTGCCTGGCCATGGACCTCGAGCGGCTGGGCGCTGTCGAGCTGGGACAGCGCTTCATCGACTGGTTCTGCGAGTTCAGTGGTGAGGCGAGGATCGGGTCACTGATCCACCACTACACCGCCTATCGTGCCGTGGTGCGGATGAAAGTCGCTTGCCTGCGATGGTCCCAAGGGCAACCGGAGGCGCTGGAGCAGGCCCAGCAGCTGTCCGGGATCGCCCTGCGGCACCTGCGGGCCGGAGCTCCGCGGTTGATCCTCGTCGGTGGCACTCCGGGAACGGGCAAGTCGACGGTGGCGGGCGCACTGGCCGACCGACTCGGTGCTGTCCTGCTGCGCTCGGACCGGCTCCGTAAGGAGAACGCCGGGATCCCTCCGGAGCAGGACGCGACTCAGCCCTGGCAGCAAGGGCTTTACGCTCCGGTGATGACCACGGACACCTACGACCGATTGATCGAGGTCGCCGCCCGGTTGCTCGGTCACGGCGAGAGCGTCGTGCTGGACGCGAGCTGGTCCACCGGCGGAGAACGGGCCCAGGCCCGGCAGGCGGCCGCGGTGACGTTCAGCAGCGTGCAGGAACTGCGCTGCAGCGCCCCGCCGGAGCTGGTCGATGCTCGCATCGGTTCCCGCCGCAAGGGCCGCGATCCGTCCGACGCGAACCCGGGTATCGCTCGGATGATGGAGAAGGAGTTCCACCCCTGGCCCGAGGCCGCACCGCTGACCACGACCGGGAGCACGGACCAGAACATCCAGGAAGCGGTGCGTCTGACCGGAAGGACCTCCGGCTCTGTTGTTTCCACGGTGCCAGGCTGA
- a CDS encoding slipin family protein — protein sequence MTTWASVIGIVLAVLLVLLALAVRIVKQYEQGVLFRLGRVVGVRGPGLQLIIPFVDVMHRVSLRIVTMPIQSQGIITRDNVSVDVSAVAYFRVVDATRSVVAIQNVYAAIDQIAQTTLRKVVGQHTLDETLSETDRINLDIRAILDVTTVEWGVEVTLVELKDIQLPDSMKRAMARQAEAEREKRAKIINAEGESLAATALGEASDVMMAHPLALQLRNLQSLVEIGVDKNTTVVFPAPLMTTIAELGSFLEREAAAATPGRPDPVATPNGVPTGH from the coding sequence ATGACCACATGGGCATCCGTCATCGGGATCGTCCTGGCCGTACTGCTCGTTCTCCTCGCCCTGGCGGTGCGGATCGTGAAGCAGTACGAGCAAGGTGTTCTCTTCCGGCTCGGACGGGTGGTCGGGGTGCGTGGTCCCGGGCTGCAGCTGATCATCCCGTTCGTCGATGTCATGCACCGGGTCTCGCTGCGGATCGTGACCATGCCGATCCAGTCGCAGGGCATCATCACCCGGGACAACGTCAGCGTGGACGTCTCGGCGGTCGCCTACTTCCGGGTGGTGGACGCGACCCGGTCGGTGGTGGCGATCCAGAACGTCTACGCAGCTATCGACCAGATCGCGCAGACGACCCTGCGCAAGGTCGTGGGGCAGCACACCCTGGACGAGACGTTGTCCGAGACCGATCGCATCAACCTCGACATCCGCGCGATCCTGGATGTCACCACGGTGGAGTGGGGCGTCGAGGTCACCCTGGTGGAACTGAAAGACATTCAGCTGCCCGACAGCATGAAGCGGGCGATGGCCCGCCAGGCCGAGGCCGAGCGGGAGAAGCGCGCGAAGATCATCAACGCCGAGGGGGAGTCCCTGGCCGCGACCGCTCTGGGGGAGGCCTCGGACGTCATGATGGCGCACCCGCTGGCCCTGCAGCTACGAAATCTTCAGAGCCTGGTGGAGATCGGGGTGGACAAGAACACCACAGTGGTCTTCCCGGCCCCTCTGATGACCACCATCGCCGAACTGGGCTCCTTCCTCGAACGCGAGGCTGCGGCCGCGACGCCCGGCCGGCCCGATCCGGTCGCGACCCCCAACGGCGTGCCCACCGGGCACTGA